A window of the Synechococcus sp. LTW-R genome harbors these coding sequences:
- a CDS encoding tyrosine-type recombinase/integrase: protein MFESLGRGEAEEWLFPSDRRDGPLTRQAVAGRMAKWGQEAGVRLHPHRCRHTHATHAIRRGCDVFTLQCTLGQSSASTTGGYVAANPVDSSSLRLS from the coding sequence CTGTTCGAGTCGCTCGGCCGCGGCGAGGCGGAGGAATGGCTGTTTCCTTCTGACCGTCGGGACGGCCCCCTGACCCGTCAGGCAGTCGCCGGTCGAATGGCGAAGTGGGGCCAAGAGGCTGGGGTCCGGCTTCATCCGCACCGGTGCAGGCACACCCACGCGACCCATGCCATTCGCAGAGGGTGCGACGTGTTCACGCTGCAGTGCACGCTGGGCCAGTCGTCGGCATCGACGACTGGTGGGTACGTTGCCGCTAACCCTGTAGATAGTTCGTCGCTGCGGTTGAGCTGA